CCATGAGGCAATCCGCCCTAGTATTGTAACTTTGCATCCTGATGAAATCAAGGATTCATTGACCAAGGACCAATACAGCCTATACCGGCTGATCTGGTCTCGCTTTATTGCCAGCAGAATGTCATCGGCAGTTTATGATAGTGTCAGCGCAGAGATCGTAAACGGAGATTATACTTTTAAAGCCAACGGCTCAAAGATGAAATTTGATGGATATCTCAAGGTATATAATAATGTGATGGATGAGGATGAAGAGAAGATGCTGCCGCTGCTCAAGGAAGGCGACAAGCCATCTCTCCTTGATATGCTCAGCGAACAGAGCTTTACCCAGCCGCCTTCCCGCTTCAGCGAGGCTTCTTTGGTCAAGGATCTGGAGGATAAGGATATCGGCAGACCGAGTACTTATGCACCGATTATTGCGACGCTCATCGAGCGGAAATATATTACGCGGGAAAAGAAGATGCTCAAACCTACAGAGCTGGGCTTCATTGTTACAGATTTGATGGAAACCTATTTCAAAGAGATCGTTGATGCGGGCTTTACCGCCGATATGGAGGAGAAGCTTGACGACATTGAAGTAAAAAATACCGAATGGAAAACCATCATAGCAGATTTTTACGGTATCTTGGAACAAGAACTACAGGTTGCGGACGAGGCCATTGAAAAAGTAAATATTGAAGACGAACTGACCGATGAAATCTGTGAGGTCTGTGGAAAGCAGATGGCTATTAAGCATGGCAGATTTGGTGAGTTTTTGGCGTGCAGTGGTTATCCGGAATGCAAAAATACAAAACCTATCGTCAGCAAAATTGATGTTAAATGCCCGGATTGTGGGAAAGATATCATTGCGAGAAAGAGCAAAAAAGGTCGTGTGTTTTATGGTTGCAGCGGCTACCCGGAATGCAATAAGCTGTATTGGAATAAACCGGTGGATAAAAAGTGTCCCAACTGTTCTTCGCTGCTTACAGAGAAAAAAACAAAAACCACAAATTATTTGTGTTCCAACCCCGAATGTGGGTATAAAGAATAAGTCGATTTATCACGAATCGTGATTCGTGATTTCATAGGAGGTAGTAACAAAATGGGAGATTTTCACGCAACTACAATCGTTGCTGTCAGACGGAATGAGAATGACATCTGTATTGGGGGGGATGGCCAGGTCACGATGGGACAGAGTGCCATCATGAAACAAACCGCAAAAAAAGTAAGAAAAATATATAAAAATACAGTGATCACCGGCTTTGCCGGATCTGTTTCCGATGCATTTGCACTGACCGAGAAATTTGAAAAGAAGTTGGAAGAGCACTCAGGCAATCTAAAACGTGCCGCTGTAGCATTGGCACAAACCTGGAGATCAGATAAGGCTATGAGGAACTTGGAAGCGCTGATGGTGGCTGCCGATAAGGAGAGCCT
This genomic window from Clostridiales bacterium contains:
- the hslV gene encoding ATP-dependent protease subunit HslV is translated as MGDFHATTIVAVRRNENDICIGGDGQVTMGQSAIMKQTAKKVRKIYKNTVITGFAGSVSDAFALTEKFEKKLEEHSGNLKRAAVALAQTWRSDKAMRNLEALMVAADKESLLVISGNGEVIEPDDDFIAIGSGGNFAYAAANALYKHTEMNAEEIVREALNIASSICVYTNSNISVEKL